CATCCCAGAGTTTGGGCGGGCCGCGCCGGCCCGGGCGCGTGTGCCGCTCCCGCGACGACTCCGTGCGCCGGAGCGGCCGCCACATGCGCGCTCACCAGGACGGCGAACAGCGCCGCCGCGATCCCTAGCCGTCTCAACGCTTCCGCCCGCCCGTTCCTGGTACCGATACCAGAAGGCTATCCATTGGCATTTATCAATGCAATGCGACGGCCCGTTAACGGAGATTGCCGATTAGGCCCGGGCTCGAAAAGAGCCTACCTTGAAGGGGTACGAATCATGATGGCGACCCGCGTTTTCAACAGCAGTCTGGGCATACCGGCCGGCGCCTGGCGCTGGGCGGCGCTGGGATTCGTGTTCCTGGCGCTCGGATCGGCGGGACTGGCGGTGGCGACGCCGCACGCAGTCGGCTGGGCCGGCGTCATGCTGCTGGCGGCGATCGGCGCGGTCGCCAGCCTGTTCCTCTTCGCGGTCTGGCCCAAGGACAAGCTCTCCGCCGCCGACGCAAGGCGCGTCGCCGAGGCCGCGGCGCGGGCCAATATCGCCTGGGCGATCACCGCCACGGACGGCGCCGTGGTCGACTGCAACGACGTCTATCGCCGCATGTCGGGCGCCAAGGAGGGCGAGTCCGCCCCGCCGCCCGAACTGGCGCTGGCCGGCGAGCCTTCCGCCGCCGTGCTCTATCGCCTGACGCGCGGCGCCGCCGACGGCGTGCCGCGCGAGGAATCCTTCGCGGTCGGTCCGGGGATCGAACTCGTCGCCGCGGTCAGGCCGCTGTCGAACGGCCAGACCGCCTGGTGGTTCACGCCGCGCCTGTCGAATCCGGCGGTGCCGGCCGCACCCGCCAAGCCCACCGCCGCGCCGCCGCCGGTCACCGCGCCGGCCGCCGTCGGCGACATCTTCCGCGACGCGCCGGTCGGCGTCGCCTTCGCCGGCAGCGACGGGCGGGTCGTCGACGCCAATCCGGCCTTCGCGAAATTCTTCGGCGTGCCGGGCGCGCTGGCGGGGCGGCCGTTCGGCGAACTGGTCGAGGCCGCCGACCGCGACCGCGTGGTCGAGCTCATCGCCCAGGCGGCGCAGGGCGCGCACAATGTCGCCAGCGCCGAACTGCGCGCCGCCGGCATCGACGAGCGCACCGCGGAACTGTTCGCCAGCCCGATCAGCGGCGGGCGCGCCATTCTCTATCTCGTCGACGTCTCCGAGCAGAAGGCGCTGGAGACCAAATTCGCCCAGAGCCAGAAGATGCAGGCGGTCGGCCAGCTCGCCGGCGGCGTGGCGCACGATTTCAACAACCTGCTCACCGTCATCATCGGCAATTCCGAATTCCTCCTGATGCGCCACCAGGCGGGCGATCCCTCGTTCAAGGAGATCAACGAGATCCACCAGAACGCGCTGCGCGCCGCCACGCTGGTGGGCCAGCTTCTCGCCTTCTCGCGCAAGCAGACGATGCAGCCGCGCGTGCTGGCGGTGCGCGACGTGGTCGGCGAACTGGCGCTGATGCTGCGGCGCCTCTTGCGCGAGGGCGTGGACCTGAAGCTCGAGCACGGCGCGGATGTGTGGCCGATCCATGCCGACGAGGCGCAGCTTTCCAACGCGATCATCAACCTGGTGGTCAACGCGCGCGACGCCATGCCCAAGGGAGGTACGGTCACGATCCGCACGGCGAACGAGGCGGTGACGGCACCGGTCGCCTTCGGCACCGGCGTGATGCCGGCCGGCGATTACGTCCGCATCGAGGTCGCCGACACCGGCACCGGCATCGCCAAGGAGCATCTGGGCAAGATCTTCGATCCGTTCTTCACAACGAAACCCGTGGGCCAGGGCACGGGGCTGGGCCTCGCCACCGTCTACGGCATCGTCAAGCAGACCGGCGGCTTCATCATGGTCGATTCGGAAGTCGGCAAGGGCACGACCTTCCGCATCTACCTGCCGCGCCACCGCATCGACGCCAACGCGGCGCTGACCGCCGAGCCGGAACGCGCCGGCCCGCGCGACGTGACCGGCCAGGACACGATCCTGCTGGTCGAGGACGAAGAGGCGGTGCGCAGCTTCGCGGCGCGGGCGCTCAAGATGCGCGGCTACAGCGTGCTGGAGGCGAGCGGCGGCGAGGAAGCGCTGGAGATCGTCAAGAACGCCAAGGCGCCCATTGACCTGCTTATTACAGATGTCGTGATGCCGAACATGGACGGGCCGACCCTGGTGCGCGCCGTCAAGCGGATCAAGCCCGATATGGCGGTGATCTTCATGTCCGGCTACGCCGAGGAAGCCTTCCGCCGCAACGACGAGAAGGCCGAGGATTTGCATTTCCTGCCCAAGCCGTTCGGGCTGAAGCAACTCGCAGCCAAGGTGAAGGAAGTGCTGAGCGGCGCGCCGGCGCCGAAGCGGGTTGTTGGCGAGTAGCGCTTTGCAAATCCCCGTCATCGATATCGCGCCGTTTTCTTCCGGAGCCGGACCCGCGTCCGTCGCGGCGCAGTGGGACGCGGCGATGCGGGGGATGGGGTTCGCGCTGATCGGCGGCCATGGCATCGACAAGGAATTGATCGACGGCATCTACGATCATGCGCGGGCGTTCTTCGCGCGGCCGCTCGCGGAGAAAGCAAAGCTCACTTTTCCAGACAAGGGCCGCGGCCAGGGTTATCTACCGCTGCGTAGCGAGGTCGTCGGCGGCGGGCGCGATCCGGACGCGCGGCCCGATCTCTGCGAGTCGCTCACCTTCGCCAATCCGCGCTTCGACCGGGCGGCGCCAGACAATGCGCTCGACGCGCGGCTCTATCGCGCCAATCTGTGGCCGCACGTCATGCCGGGCTTTCGCGAGACGGTGGAGGCCTATATCGCGGCGGGCCGCGACCTGGCGCTGACGCTGATGCGGCTGAGCGCCGTGGCGCTCGGCCTGCCGGAGGACTATTTCGCGCCGTTCTTCGATCACATGGAACTGAACCTGCGTTGCGTGCTTTATCCCGACCAGCCGGAGGCACCGGACGCGCACGAACTGCGCTACGGCCCGCACACCGATTTCTCCGGCTTCACCATCCTGCGCCAGGACGCGGCGCCGGGCGGGCTTCAGGTGAAGAGCGGCGCGGACTGGATCGACGTGCCGGCGGTGCCGGGCACGCTGGTCATCAACGCCGGCGATCTGATCCAGCGCTGGACCAACGACCGCTGGGTGTCGAACGTGCACCGCGTGGTGAACCCGCCGCGCGATCGGACGAGCGGCACACGCCGGCTCTCCATCGTGTTGTTCACCGGTCCGAACAGCGATGCCGAGATCGCCTGCCTGCCGGGTTGCGGGCCGGCGCATTATCCGCCCATTCTCGCCGGACTCCATTCCGAAGAGAGGATGCGGCAGACCTATGGGAAGACTTCGGCCTGAGCGCTTGCGGCCCTGGATTCCCGCTTTCGCGGGAATGACAATTGTGTTTGTTGCACTGGCAGCGCAGGCCGCGCCTTTACCATCGCGCGAGGATCGCGTCGCGGCGGTGATCGCGCGCGCCGCCGCCTCGCCGCCGGCCTTGCGCATCCTGCTGCAGCCGATGCCGAAGGGCGGCGACCTGCACAACCATCTCGACGGCTCGGTCTATGCCGAGGACTATCTGAAATGGGCGAGCGAGGACGGCGATTGCATCGCGCGGGCGGCGCGGGCGATCACCCCGCCGCCCTGCGCCGCCGACCAGGTGCCGGCCAAGGACCTCGTCGGCCGCGATCCGAAATTCTACCAGGAGACTATCGACGCGCTGTCGATGCGCAACTGGTCTCCCGGCGGCGGCACCGGCGAGGCGTCGGGCCACGACCACACTTTCGCGGCCTTCGCGCGGTTCATCCCGGCCGGCGCGGGGCATCTGGGCGACATGCTGGCGGCGACGCGGCGGATCGCGGCGGCCGATCATGTGACCTATATCGAGCAGATGACCGATCCCGCCGGCGCGTTCTCGCTTGCGCTGTTCGGCGACGATGTTTCGTTCGACGCCGCCGATCTGTCCAGGAGCTTCGACGCGGTGGCGCCGAAACTGCCCGCCCTGGCGGCGGCCGCGCGCGCCGAATACGACGCGGCCGAGGCGAAGATGCGCGCGGCGCTGGCCTGCGGCACGCCGGGGGCCGACGCCGCCTGCGCCGTGACGGTGCGTTATCTCTTCTATGTCGTGCGCACCCTGCCGCCCAAACAGGTGTTCGCGCAGATCGCGCTGGGCTTCACGCTGGCCGCGACCGATCCGCGCTTCGTCGGTGTCGATCTGGTGGCGCCGGAGGACGATCCCGTCAGCCTGCGCGATTTCGAATTGCAGATGGAGATGTTCCGCTTCTTTAAGACCTGCTTTCCCGGCGTGAACCTGTCGCTGCATGCCGGCGAGCTGGCGCTGGGCCTCGTGCCGCCGACCGAGCTCGGCTTTCACATCCGCGACACGGTGGAGATCGCCGGCGCGCGGCGGATCGGCCACGGCTATTCGATCCCCTATGAACGCGACGCCGCCGGCCTGCTGGCCGAGATGGCGGCGAAGAAGATCGCGGTCGAGATCAATCTCACCAGCAACGCCATAACGCCGGGCATATCAGGCGCGGAGCATCCGCTGGCGCTCTATCGCCGCGCCGGCGTGCCGGTGACGCTGTCGGCGGACGACGAGGGCGTGTTCCGCATCGACCTCACCCACGAATATGTTCGCGCGGTGACGGAGCAGAAGCTCGGCTATCTCGATCTCAAGCGAATCGCGCGCAACGGGCTGGAATACAGCTTCCTGCCGGGGGCGAGCCTGTGGACCGGCGGCGACTATCGCAAGCCGGCGCCTGCCTGCGCCGGCAATGTGCCCGGCGCCGCGAAGCCGACCGCGCCTTGCGCGGCGTTCCTGGCGGCGAACGAAAAGGCTTCGGTGCAGTGGCCTTTCGAGCATGAAATCGCGGCCTATGAAGATGCGGTCCTGGCCGGTCCGTTCGCGAAGCCCTGACCCGTCCCGGCGGGTGCCTACGCCTCCGCCGCGATGTACATGTCGACATGGGAGCCCTTGCGCATCGGCTCGAAGTCGGAGGGGTAAAGTTCGAAGTCCGGCGCGGGGACCGTCTTGAGGCCCGAGCGCGGCAGAAGTTCGCCCCAGATCTTGCCCATCGCGGCCTGCATCTGCGGATGCAGGGCGGAGCCGTCGAGCGTCAGGCGGAAGACCGCGTGGACATGCGCGTCCAGCGCGATGCGCTCGAAGCCGTCGGGCAGCGGCGCGTCGCCCGTCACCTCCACGCCGGCGATGTATTTGAGGGCGCCCTCCTCCTTGTCCTCCATCCGGCATACGCCATAGCTGCGCGCATCGGCCTGGCCGGCCAGCGGCAGGACGCGGATGAGCCGTGGCCACAACCCGGGAATGCCGCTCTTGTTCTCGTCGGTGAACAGGGCGCCGACGCCGGCCACGGTGAAGGCGGCGCGCGGCACGCGATCGGCAAGCAGTTCGACTTTCGCGGTGGCGGGCATGACGGTCTCCTTCCTGGGTTGCTCGAGGGCTTCGCGCTTGAACTGGCCGGGCGGCACGCCATAGCGTCGATGAAAGGCGCGGGTGAACGCCTCCTGGCTTTCGTGGCCGCAATCGAAGGCCAGCTCCGCCACCGTGAGCGGCCCGCCCCGGTGCGCCTCGATATAGGCAAGGATATCGGCCAGGAAATCGGGCTCGGACATCGGCGGATCATGGCAGGCGGCCGAGGCGCCGTCCTGACGGGCTTGCGGCCACCCTTTGCCGCCCGATACGTTTGCTCAAGGACGCGCAGCCAGGAGACGCCGATGGCAGAGCCCAACGAGTCCAATTCCGCCCAGGAAAAGCAGGATCGGCGGAAACCCAAGCCGGTTGCGCTCGACCCGCTGGCCAACCACACGGTTCCGGTGGCCGACGGCGCGGTCCATGGCGGCGAGGAGACCAAGCCCGGCCAGATGGACGGCGACGAGGACATCTCGCCGAGCGCCCCGCAAAGCGAGGTCGAACGGGCGGTGCGGCGCTGAGCCGCCCGGCTTGGGAACGAGCCAAGAACAACATGTGGTATTTCCGCGGAAAACCATTGCTTTAACCAGTATCTTGCAAATGAGAACAAATCGTGTACTTTGATCGCCTCGTGGCGGCGGCTTGGGTTTTCCTTGCCGCTCTGAAATAAGGAGGCGCATCTCATGTCACAGGCGGCTTTGCGGGTAGTGGCCAAGGACGACAAGGAAAGTTCCGATCGCAAGCGGGCGCTCGACGCGGCGCTGAGCCAGATCGATCGCGCCTTCGGCAAGGGCTCCGTCATGAAGATGGGGGCCCGGGACCTGGGGGTCGCGACCGACGCGGTCTCCACCGGCTCGCTCGGGCTCGATATCGCGCTCGGCATCGGCGGGCTGCCGCGCGGCCGGGTGATCGAGGTCTATGGCCCGGAAAGCTCGGGTAAGACGACGCTGGCGCTGCATGTGGTGGCGGAGATCCAGAAGAAGGGCGGCATCGCCGCCTATATCGATGCCGAACACGCGATGGACCCCGGCTACGCCAAGAAGCTGGGCGTCGACATCGACGAGATGCTGATCTCCCAGCCCGACACCGGCGAGCAGGCGCTGGAGATCACCGACACGCTGGTGCGCTCGGGCGGCGTCGACATCGTGGTGATCGATTCGGTCGCGGCGCTGACGCCCAAGGCCGAGCTTGAGGGCGAGATGGGCGATTCGCTGCCCGGCCTGCAGGCGCGGCTGATGAGCCAGGCGCTGCGCAAGCTCACCGCCTCGATCTCCAAGTCCAACACCATCGTGCTGTTCATCAACCAGATCCGCATGAAGATCGGCGTGATGTTCGGCAATCCGGAGACCACGACCGGCGGCAATGCTCTGAAATTCTACGCCTCGGTGCGCCTGGACATCCGCCGCATCGGCGCGATCAAGGACCGCGACGAGGTGATCGGCAACCAGACCCGCGTGAAGGTGGTCAAGAACAAGGTCGCGCCGCCCTTCAAGCAGGTCGAGTTCGACATCATGTACGGCCAAGGCATCTCCAAGACCGGCGAACTGCTCGATCTGGGCGTCAAGGCGGGCGTGGTGGAGAAGTCCGGTTCCTGGTTCTCCCATGACGGCGACCGCATCGGCCAGGGCCGCGAACAGGCCAAGACCTTCCTTTCCGCTCATCCCGATATCGCCGACAAGATCGAGGCCGCGATCCGCGGCAATGCCGGGCTGATCGCCCAGAACCTGGCGCTGGGCGGCTCGGACAAGGATGACGACGACGAGGAATAGGCCGGTCCGGCAAGGCCGGCTTGTTGATTATCGCGCGGCTGATGCTGCGCTTTGTGTTCGTTCCTTTATTGGCATGAGGGAACGACTCCGGCGAAGGGGCGCCCCGCCACGGGCGCCCCTTCGTTTTTCTCCACCCTCCCTCGAGGAGAGGGTGAGGATTTCTCCGGATCGACCGCTATTCCGCCCCTGGGGATGACAGAAAAAGGCGCGACAGCTACATAACCCCCATGACCAGCCTCGCAGACGTCCGCACCTCGTTCACCGACTTCTTCCGGGACCGCCAGCATTCGGTGGTGCCGTCCTCGCCGCTCGTGCCGCGCAACGACCCGACCTTGATGTTCACCAATGCCGGCATGGTGCAGTTCAAGAACGTGTTCACCGGGGCGGAGAAGCGTCCTTACGTCCGCGCCACCTCGGTGCAGAAATGCGTGCGGGCCGGCGGCAAGCACAACGATCTCGACAATGTCGGCTATACCGCGCGCCACCACACCTTCTTCGAGATGCTGGGCAATTTCTCGTTCGGCGACTACTTCAAAGAAGTCGCGATCGAAAATGCCTGGGACTACATCTCCAAGACGCTGGCCCTGCCCAAGGACAGACTGTGGGTGACGGTCTATCCAACCGACGACGTCGCGCGGAACCTCTGGAAGAAGATCGCCGGCCTGCCCGAAAGCCGTATCGTCGGCCATGAGAGCAATCTGTGGGCGATGGGGCCGCTCGGCCCCTGCGGCTACTGCTCCGAGATCTTCTACGACCAGGGCGAAGCCGTCGCCGGCGGCCCGCCCGGCTCGCCGGACGAGGACGGCGACCGCTTCCTGGAATTCTGGAACCTCGTCTTCATGCAGTTCGAGCAGGTGGACGCGGACACCCGCATCGACCTGCCGCGCCCCTCGATCGACACCGGCATGGGGCTGGAGCGCATCACCGCGATCCTGCAGGGCGTCACCAACAATTACGACGTCGACCTGTTCCGCCACCTGATCGGCGCCTCGGTCGATCTTTCCGGCGCCAAGTCGGAAGGCGATGCGGTGTTCAGCCACCGCGTGATCGCCGATCACCTGCGCTCGACCTCGTTCCTGATCGCCGACGGCGTCCTGCCGTCGAACGAAAACCGCGGCTATGTGCTGCGCCGCATCATGCGCCGCGCCATGCGCCACGCCCATCTGATCGGATCGAAGGACCCCTTGATGCACCGGCTGGTGCCGGCGCTGGTCGCCGAGATGGGCCAGGCCTATCCCGAGATCAAGCGCGCCGAGGCGCTGATCGGCGAGACGCTGAAGCTGGAAGAGATCCGCTTCCGCGAGACGCTGGCGCGCGGCCTCAAACTGCTCGACGAGGCGGCGTCCGGCATTCCCGCCGGCGGCAAGCTGGCGGGCGATGTCGCCTTCAAGCTCTACGACACGTTCGGCTTCCCGCTCGATCTGACGCAGGACGCGCTGAAGGCGAAAGGCATCGACGTCGATACCGAGGGCTTCGACGCCGCCATGGCGCGCCAGAAGGCCGAAGCGCGCAAGGCATGGGCCGGAACGGGCGAGGCCACCACCGACGCGCAATGGTTCGCGCTGAAGGACGAACTGGGCTCGACCGAATTCCTTGGCTACGACACCGAGCATGCGGAGGGCGTCATCCTCGCGGTCCTGAAGGACGGCGCGCGGCTGGCCGCTGCCGCGAAGGGCGAGACCGTCCGCATTATCACCAACCAGACGCCGTTCTACGGCGAATCCGGCGGCCAGGTCGGCGACCAGGGCGCGATGACCTCGCCCAAGGGCGCCGGCCGGGTGATCGATACCGAGAAGAAACTCGGCAGCCTTTTCGTGCATGTCGTGACGGTCGAGCATGGCGCGCTGAGCGTGGGCGAGACCGTCGACCTGGCGGTCGATGGCGAGCGCCGCCGCGCCACCCGCGCCAACCATTCCGCGACGCACCTGCTGCATGCCGCGCTCAAGCGCGTGCTGGGCAACCATGTGCAGCAGAAGGGCTCGCTGGTCGCGCCCGAGCGGCTGCGCTTCGATTTCAGCCATCCCAAGCCGGTGACGCATGACGAGCTCGAACGCATCGAGCAGATGGTCAACGACGTGATCCGGCAGAATTCCGACGTGACGACACGGCTGATGGCGACGGAGAAGGCGATCGACGCGGGCGCCGAGGCGCTGTTCGGCGAGAAATACGGCGACGAGGTGCGCGTGCTGTCGATGGGCACCGATCCCGAGGCCGGCAAGGACTATTCGGTCGAATTGTGCGGCGGCACCCATGTGCACCGGCTGGGCGATATCGGGCTGTTCACGATCCTGGCGGAGAGCGCGGTGGGCGCCGGCGTGCGCCGCATCGAGGCGCTGACCAGCGAGGGTGCGCGCAAATATCTCTCCGGCCAGGCCGAGATCGCGCGCGAGGCCGCGGCGGCGCTGAAGACCACCGCGCCCGAACTGCCGGCCCGCGTGGCGCAGCTTTCCGAGGAGCGGCGCAAGCTCGAACGCGAGTTGGTCGAGGCGCGCAAGCAGCTCGCGCTGGGCAAGACCGTCGCGCCGCAAGCGGCGCGCGCGGAAGCGAAGGCCGGCGACGGCCCCGCCGTCGACGCGCGGATCGTCGAGGGCGTCGCGCCCAAGGACCTGAAATCGCTGGTCGACGGCGCCAAGGCGCAGATCGGCTCGGGCGTCGTCGCCTTCGTGGCGGTGGCGGACGGGCGAGCCTCGCTGGTCGTCGGCGTGACCGACGATCTCACTTCGCGGATCAGCGCGGTCGACCTCGTCAAGCTCGGCGCCGAGGCGCTGGGCGGCAAGGGCGGCGGCGGGCGGCCCGACATGGCGCAGGCCGGCGGGCCCGACGGCGCCAAGGCGCAGAGCGCGCTCGACGCGATCGCCGACCGCGTAAAGGCCCTCCCGGCGGCATGAAGATCGGGGCCGGCGAGAGCCTGCGCCGGCGCGCCTATCTCGCGCTGGAAGGCGGCCGGCTGGGCGGGCCGTTGGGCGCCGTCGTCGAGGGCACGCTGATCGCGCTGATCGTGCTCAACGTCGCGGCCTATACGATGCAGAGCGTTCCGGCCTTCGAGGCCGCGCACCGCCACACGCTCCACTGGTTCGAGCTCGTCTCGGTCGTCGTGTTCGCGGTGGAATATGCGACGCGGATCTGGACCGCGCCGGAAGACCCCATCGCGAGCGAGCGCGGGCCGGTCTTCGGGCGGCTCTATTTCGCGAGCCGGCCGGTGATGATCATCGATTTCCTGGCGATCGCGCCCGCGATGGCGGCGCTGTTCCTGCCGATCGCCGATCTGCGCGTGCTGCGCCTGTTCCGGCTGCTGCGTCTTCTGAAGATCGCGCGCTATTCCCCCGCCCTGTCGGCGCTGTCGCGCGTCTTGGTCGAGGAGCGCCGGGCGCTTTATGGCAGCCTGCTCTTGTTCCTCTGCGCCATGCTGCTGTTCGCCGCCGCGATGCACGCCATCGAGGCCGAAGCCCAGCCGGAGGCCTTCGGCACGATCCCGCGCGCGATGTGGTGGGCGGTGACGACGCTGACGACGGTCGGCTATGGCGATGTCGTGCCGCACACCGCGCTGGGCCGCTTCCTGGCCGGCATCGCGATGATCGTCGGCCTCGGCCTTGCCGCGCTGCCCGTCGGCATCGTGGCGACGGGCTTCGCCAATTCGATCCACCGGCGCGACTTCGTGGTGACCTTCGGCATGCTGGCCCGCGTGCCGCTGTTCCAAGGCTTCGACGCGCGCACGGTGAGCGAGATCATGGACCTGCTGCGCGCCAACACGGTCAGCGCCGGCGACATCATCTCGCCGGCGGGCGAGCATGCCGCCGCGATGTATTTCGTGGTGGCGGGCGAGGTGGAGGCGCAGATGCCGGGCACACGGCTGCGCTTCTCGGCGGGCGATTTCTTCGGCGAGCTCGGCCTTGTCGAGCACAGCATGCGCGACGCGACGATCGTCGCGGTGCAGACCTCGCGGCTGCTCGAATTGTCGGCGGCCGATTTCGAGGGGCTGCTGCAGAAGCGGCCGGGCCTGAAAGAGACGATCGAGAAGATGACGCCAAAATCGGCGCTCGATCCCTGGCTGTCGGAGTCCGAAGTGGACAAGGCGCATGTCTTCCAGCCGCCGGATCGAAAGCGGTAGGGCACGGACCCGTCCGGGCCGCCATTCCGGTCGCCGCAGCCCGCGCCGTCTATGGCGTGAAGAACACCGCGACCTTGTTGCCGGTGGGATCGCGCAGATAGGCGCCGTACCAGCTTCTCTTCTCCGGCGGGCGATAGCCGGGCGCGCCTTCGTCCGTCCCGCCATTGGCGAGGCCGCCCCGGTACGCGGCATTGACCGCCGCTTCCGAATAGGCCTTGAAGGCGATCATCATGCCGTTGCCCGGACAGGCCGGCTCCCTGTTGTAGGGCGGGCAGAGATAGACGCAGTGCGAATCCTTGCCCTTTGGGCCGTAACCGACCCAGCCGCCGTCGAAAAATTTCCGCTCATTGCCGCAGGCACCCAGCACCGCGTCGTAGAAACGGCCCGACGCCTCGCAATCCAAGGCGCCGATCGTGACATAGCCAATCATCGTCCCTCTCCCAAAATTGGCGCCTGAGCCTAGGGCAAAAATCTGGAACGAATCAAGAACGATTTTGCGCGACAGCTTCGCGGCAATCGCATGCGAACGACTGGCGGTCAGGCCGGCTTCGCGGAGGCCGGGTCGAGCGCGAGGGTGAAGGAGACCACCGTCCCTTTGGGCGTGTTGGGCGACACCCACAGCGTCCCCTTGTGCTCGCTGACGATCTGGCGGCTGATCGGCAGGCCGAGGCCCATGCCGATCAGCGTGGTGCTCGCGAAGGGCTCGAACAGCCTTCTGCCGACATCCTCGGGCAGGCCGGGACCGGTGTCAGCGACATCGAAACGCAGCGCGTTCTCCTCCAGCCGCGCGGTCAGGGCGATCTCGCGGCGCTCCCGGCCGGTGACGGCCTGCGCCGCGTTGGTCACCAGGTTGACGAGAACCTGCTGGACCTGGGTGCGATCCATCGGGACCGCGGGGAGTTCGGGCGCGACGGCGACGGCGAGCGTCGCGTCGGCGCGGCGGACGGCGGATTCGAACAGGCGCACCGCGTCGGCCACGACCGAACCGACATCCTCCCGGCGGTGGACCGTGGTGCCCGCCGACATGTAGCCGCGCAAGGTCTTGACGATGTCGCCGGCGCGGTCGATCTGCTGTGCGAGCTTGCCGAGCAGCTCCTCGGGCTTGGGGCCGGTGGGCGAGCCGCCGCGCTTCAGGGCGCTCAGATAATTCTTCGCCGCCGTCAGGGGCTGGGAGACGTCATGCGCCAGCGCCGACGCCATCATCGCCATCGTGCTCAGCCGCGACATCTCGAGCAGGGCGCTGCGCAGGGCGTCGACCTGCGCCAGTTCCTCGTTGCTCCTCTGCAGCTCCAGGATGAGCCTTTCGTTGTTCCGGGCGAGGCGGCGGCGCGCCTCGTCGGACTGCGGATCGGTGACGGCGGACGTCACGTCATAGACGCGATGGACGATCCAGCGGATCTCGCCGGCATCATCCAGGATCGGCACGTTGCGCGGGCTCCAATGCCGTTCCGCCCGCCCGCCGCCTTCGCTCGGCGGCAGGCGGATGTCGTAGCGGCTGATGG
Above is a window of Rhizomicrobium sp. DNA encoding:
- a CDS encoding ATP-binding protein → MATRVFNSSLGIPAGAWRWAALGFVFLALGSAGLAVATPHAVGWAGVMLLAAIGAVASLFLFAVWPKDKLSAADARRVAEAAARANIAWAITATDGAVVDCNDVYRRMSGAKEGESAPPPELALAGEPSAAVLYRLTRGAADGVPREESFAVGPGIELVAAVRPLSNGQTAWWFTPRLSNPAVPAAPAKPTAAPPPVTAPAAVGDIFRDAPVGVAFAGSDGRVVDANPAFAKFFGVPGALAGRPFGELVEAADRDRVVELIAQAAQGAHNVASAELRAAGIDERTAELFASPISGGRAILYLVDVSEQKALETKFAQSQKMQAVGQLAGGVAHDFNNLLTVIIGNSEFLLMRHQAGDPSFKEINEIHQNALRAATLVGQLLAFSRKQTMQPRVLAVRDVVGELALMLRRLLREGVDLKLEHGADVWPIHADEAQLSNAIINLVVNARDAMPKGGTVTIRTANEAVTAPVAFGTGVMPAGDYVRIEVADTGTGIAKEHLGKIFDPFFTTKPVGQGTGLGLATVYGIVKQTGGFIMVDSEVGKGTTFRIYLPRHRIDANAALTAEPERAGPRDVTGQDTILLVEDEEAVRSFAARALKMRGYSVLEASGGEEALEIVKNAKAPIDLLITDVVMPNMDGPTLVRAVKRIKPDMAVIFMSGYAEEAFRRNDEKAEDLHFLPKPFGLKQLAAKVKEVLSGAPAPKRVVGE
- a CDS encoding 2OG-Fe(II) oxygenase family protein, whose translation is MQIPVIDIAPFSSGAGPASVAAQWDAAMRGMGFALIGGHGIDKELIDGIYDHARAFFARPLAEKAKLTFPDKGRGQGYLPLRSEVVGGGRDPDARPDLCESLTFANPRFDRAAPDNALDARLYRANLWPHVMPGFRETVEAYIAAGRDLALTLMRLSAVALGLPEDYFAPFFDHMELNLRCVLYPDQPEAPDAHELRYGPHTDFSGFTILRQDAAPGGLQVKSGADWIDVPAVPGTLVINAGDLIQRWTNDRWVSNVHRVVNPPRDRTSGTRRLSIVLFTGPNSDAEIACLPGCGPAHYPPILAGLHSEERMRQTYGKTSA
- a CDS encoding AraC family transcriptional regulator — protein: MSEPDFLADILAYIEAHRGGPLTVAELAFDCGHESQEAFTRAFHRRYGVPPGQFKREALEQPRKETVMPATAKVELLADRVPRAAFTVAGVGALFTDENKSGIPGLWPRLIRVLPLAGQADARSYGVCRMEDKEEGALKYIAGVEVTGDAPLPDGFERIALDAHVHAVFRLTLDGSALHPQMQAAMGKIWGELLPRSGLKTVPAPDFELYPSDFEPMRKGSHVDMYIAAEA
- the recA gene encoding recombinase RecA; its protein translation is MSQAALRVVAKDDKESSDRKRALDAALSQIDRAFGKGSVMKMGARDLGVATDAVSTGSLGLDIALGIGGLPRGRVIEVYGPESSGKTTLALHVVAEIQKKGGIAAYIDAEHAMDPGYAKKLGVDIDEMLISQPDTGEQALEITDTLVRSGGVDIVVIDSVAALTPKAELEGEMGDSLPGLQARLMSQALRKLTASISKSNTIVLFINQIRMKIGVMFGNPETTTGGNALKFYASVRLDIRRIGAIKDRDEVIGNQTRVKVVKNKVAPPFKQVEFDIMYGQGISKTGELLDLGVKAGVVEKSGSWFSHDGDRIGQGREQAKTFLSAHPDIADKIEAAIRGNAGLIAQNLALGGSDKDDDDEE
- the alaS gene encoding alanine--tRNA ligase → MTSLADVRTSFTDFFRDRQHSVVPSSPLVPRNDPTLMFTNAGMVQFKNVFTGAEKRPYVRATSVQKCVRAGGKHNDLDNVGYTARHHTFFEMLGNFSFGDYFKEVAIENAWDYISKTLALPKDRLWVTVYPTDDVARNLWKKIAGLPESRIVGHESNLWAMGPLGPCGYCSEIFYDQGEAVAGGPPGSPDEDGDRFLEFWNLVFMQFEQVDADTRIDLPRPSIDTGMGLERITAILQGVTNNYDVDLFRHLIGASVDLSGAKSEGDAVFSHRVIADHLRSTSFLIADGVLPSNENRGYVLRRIMRRAMRHAHLIGSKDPLMHRLVPALVAEMGQAYPEIKRAEALIGETLKLEEIRFRETLARGLKLLDEAASGIPAGGKLAGDVAFKLYDTFGFPLDLTQDALKAKGIDVDTEGFDAAMARQKAEARKAWAGTGEATTDAQWFALKDELGSTEFLGYDTEHAEGVILAVLKDGARLAAAAKGETVRIITNQTPFYGESGGQVGDQGAMTSPKGAGRVIDTEKKLGSLFVHVVTVEHGALSVGETVDLAVDGERRRATRANHSATHLLHAALKRVLGNHVQQKGSLVAPERLRFDFSHPKPVTHDELERIEQMVNDVIRQNSDVTTRLMATEKAIDAGAEALFGEKYGDEVRVLSMGTDPEAGKDYSVELCGGTHVHRLGDIGLFTILAESAVGAGVRRIEALTSEGARKYLSGQAEIAREAAAALKTTAPELPARVAQLSEERRKLERELVEARKQLALGKTVAPQAARAEAKAGDGPAVDARIVEGVAPKDLKSLVDGAKAQIGSGVVAFVAVADGRASLVVGVTDDLTSRISAVDLVKLGAEALGGKGGGGRPDMAQAGGPDGAKAQSALDAIADRVKALPAA
- a CDS encoding cyclic nucleotide-gated ion channel, yielding MKIGAGESLRRRAYLALEGGRLGGPLGAVVEGTLIALIVLNVAAYTMQSVPAFEAAHRHTLHWFELVSVVVFAVEYATRIWTAPEDPIASERGPVFGRLYFASRPVMIIDFLAIAPAMAALFLPIADLRVLRLFRLLRLLKIARYSPALSALSRVLVEERRALYGSLLLFLCAMLLFAAAMHAIEAEAQPEAFGTIPRAMWWAVTTLTTVGYGDVVPHTALGRFLAGIAMIVGLGLAALPVGIVATGFANSIHRRDFVVTFGMLARVPLFQGFDARTVSEIMDLLRANTVSAGDIISPAGEHAAAMYFVVAGEVEAQMPGTRLRFSAGDFFGELGLVEHSMRDATIVAVQTSRLLELSAADFEGLLQKRPGLKETIEKMTPKSALDPWLSESEVDKAHVFQPPDRKR